Proteins encoded together in one Maledivibacter sp. window:
- a CDS encoding DUF4364 family protein: MFDNNSKDEARNKLVLLYIFDKFEIAITNNQITDFIMENELLNYFVLQQFLSELVNTSLLEYTQNEEHYYYLITEKGKDTLNYFKDRLSDKLLKKLNESIDKRKKIILKETQISANYKKKSKNDYLVELKVVENDITLIDLKLDVVSNKQAKIICDNWKNKAQDIYGEIIKLLID; encoded by the coding sequence ATGTTTGATAATAATAGTAAGGATGAAGCTAGAAATAAATTAGTACTTTTATATATTTTTGATAAGTTTGAAATCGCTATTACCAATAATCAGATTACAGACTTTATTATGGAAAACGAATTACTTAATTATTTTGTTCTTCAACAATTTTTATCTGAGTTGGTGAATACATCATTATTGGAATATACTCAAAATGAAGAACATTATTATTATTTAATTACTGAAAAGGGAAAAGATACCCTTAATTATTTTAAGGATAGACTATCTGACAAACTACTGAAAAAGCTAAATGAATCAATTGATAAAAGAAAAAAAATAATTTTGAAGGAAACACAAATTTCTGCTAACTACAAGAAAAAATCTAAGAATGATTACTTAGTTGAGCTTAAGGTTGTAGAAAACGATATAACTTTAATTGATCTAAAATTAGATGTGGTATCTAACAAACAGGCCAAGATCATTTGTGATAATTGGAAAAACAAAGCTCAAGATATATATGGAGAAATAATCAAACTCTTAATAGATTAA
- a CDS encoding alpha/beta-type small acid-soluble spore protein, which translates to MMSRNKAVVPEARAALNSFKLEIANELGLTNYDTIDKGTLTSRQNGYVGGYMTKRLVEMAERQMSGGTK; encoded by the coding sequence ATAATGTCACGTAATAAAGCTGTAGTACCTGAGGCTAGAGCTGCACTTAATAGCTTCAAGCTTGAGATAGCTAATGAATTAGGTTTAACAAACTATGATACTATAGATAAAGGAACTTTGACTTCTAGACAAAACGGTTATGTTGGTGGATATATGACTAAACGTCTTGTTGAAATGGCAGAAAGACAAATGTCTGGCGGAACAAAATAA
- a CDS encoding epoxyqueuosine reductase yields MNYREELRNILIDAGAVKVGFGYVGDVLPEKFKHLKTGLSLAFRLSDQIINDIEEEPTHSYFHHYRTVNFRIDQIILTGVSKLQEWGFLAMPIAASQSVNIDGNKYRGVFPHRTAATRAGIGWIGKNACLITEEFGPRIRLGTILTDMEVIYDKPITSSLCGDCNKCVNMCPALALRGSNWYPGIKREELIDAQACSEHMSNYYKHIGRGSVCGICIKNCPRGSKVIKIR; encoded by the coding sequence ATGAATTATAGGGAAGAACTGCGAAATATACTTATTGATGCAGGAGCTGTAAAGGTGGGTTTTGGTTATGTTGGAGATGTGTTGCCTGAAAAATTCAAACACCTAAAAACAGGACTATCATTGGCTTTTAGGTTATCGGATCAAATAATTAACGATATTGAAGAAGAACCAACACATAGTTATTTTCATCATTATAGGACTGTGAACTTTAGGATAGATCAGATTATCTTGACAGGTGTTTCAAAACTTCAGGAGTGGGGATTTTTAGCTATGCCAATTGCTGCTTCTCAGTCAGTGAATATAGATGGCAATAAATATAGAGGAGTATTTCCCCATAGGACGGCTGCTACAAGGGCTGGTATTGGGTGGATAGGTAAAAATGCATGTCTTATAACTGAAGAATTTGGACCTAGAATAAGGTTAGGAACTATACTTACTGATATGGAAGTGATCTATGATAAGCCTATTACTAGTTCGTTATGTGGAGACTGTAATAAGTGTGTTAATATGTGTCCGGCATTAGCCTTAAGGGGGAGTAATTGGTATCCAGGTATAAAACGAGAAGAGTTAATTGATGCCCAAGCATGTAGTGAACATATGTCTAATTATTATAAGCATATTGGTAGAGGTTCTGTTTGTGGTATTTGTATAAAAAATTGTCCAAGGGGATCTAAAGTAATTAAAATTAGATAG
- a CDS encoding polysaccharide deacetylase family protein: protein MKRFTKHTLAMILSVALFTGCTTSTINVNNSAQDNVEDNENTVEEMKDTDGNKVDGKEQNEASSNSDSSDSVDNGEDTKEQQENEPKEIDLQEIKPNEVGQVMVVMYHALGDKEKDFVRTRENFRKDLELLYEKGYRLISLNDFVNNEINIEAGKTPIVFTFDDGNITDFNIIEENGEKKIDPNCAVGILEDFYSKHPDFGLESTFYIYGQNPFRQKDLIDYKLKYIVEKGMDIGNHTSGHDKLSVLSSEDIQKSLAKNVEFIKQYLPDYEVNSLALPYGDRPKSEDKRKYLYEGSFEGISYENIGALAVGANPAHASIHNEFNYRYIPRVHGSSEKWGIRFWLEYFDRHPEKRYISDGDKDIVTIQESKVDLVNKDKVGDKELRTYKLKEQSK from the coding sequence TTGAAAAGATTCACAAAACATACTTTAGCAATGATTTTATCAGTTGCTTTATTTACGGGATGTACTACTTCAACCATAAATGTGAATAATTCTGCTCAAGACAATGTTGAAGATAACGAAAATACTGTTGAAGAAATGAAAGATACAGATGGTAATAAAGTTGATGGAAAAGAGCAAAACGAGGCTTCAAGTAATTCGGATTCCTCTGACTCAGTTGATAATGGTGAGGATACTAAAGAGCAACAAGAAAATGAACCTAAGGAAATAGATCTTCAAGAGATTAAACCGAATGAGGTTGGACAAGTTATGGTTGTCATGTATCATGCCCTTGGAGATAAGGAAAAAGATTTTGTAAGGACTAGAGAAAATTTTAGAAAAGATTTAGAACTTCTTTATGAAAAAGGTTATAGATTAATTAGTTTAAATGATTTTGTAAACAATGAGATCAATATAGAGGCGGGAAAAACACCTATAGTATTTACATTTGATGATGGTAATATCACTGATTTTAATATTATAGAGGAAAATGGAGAAAAAAAGATCGATCCAAATTGTGCTGTTGGTATCTTAGAGGATTTTTATAGTAAACATCCAGATTTTGGGCTTGAATCCACATTCTATATATACGGACAAAATCCATTTAGGCAAAAAGACTTGATTGATTACAAACTTAAATATATTGTTGAAAAAGGTATGGATATAGGAAATCATACTTCTGGACATGATAAACTAAGTGTTTTATCATCGGAGGATATACAAAAGTCATTGGCTAAAAATGTAGAATTTATAAAACAATACTTGCCTGATTATGAAGTAAATTCATTAGCATTACCCTATGGAGATAGACCAAAAAGTGAGGATAAGAGAAAATATCTTTATGAAGGTTCATTTGAAGGCATATCATACGAAAATATTGGGGCATTGGCAGTTGGAGCTAATCCAGCACATGCTTCTATTCACAATGAATTTAATTATAGATATATACCTCGTGTTCATGGAAGTTCAGAAAAATGGGGTATTAGATTCTGGCTAGAATATTTTGATAGACATCCAGAAAAAAGATATATAAGTGATGGAGATAAAGATATTGTTACAATACAGGAATCTAAAGTTGATCTAGTGAATAAGGACAAAGTAGGAGATAAAGAATTACGAACATATAAATTAAAGGAGCAGTCTAAATAA
- the pdaB gene encoding polysaccharide deacetylase family sporulation protein PdaB, whose amino-acid sequence MKLFVVTKKSIILTIIICIIVIFSLLFFNDISYRVLETLAPDKLIPIYCVETQEKKVAISFDAAWGDRYTEGILETLDKYNVKSTFFLVGFWVDRYPDMVKKIQRRGHDIGNHSSTHPHMSKLSKEQIANELNQTGEKIHNLTGEKPYLFRPPFGDYNNNLIRTAKECGYYTIQWDVDSLDWKELGVEPVVDRVTRNVENGSIVLFHNNAKYVLEFLPLVIEKLQKEGYKIVPISEIIMKDNYYIDHTGMQKELDESKN is encoded by the coding sequence ATGAAACTTTTTGTAGTTACTAAAAAAAGTATAATTCTAACTATTATAATTTGTATAATTGTCATATTCTCATTATTATTTTTTAATGATATTAGCTATAGGGTTTTAGAGACCTTGGCACCTGATAAGTTAATTCCTATATATTGTGTTGAAACCCAGGAGAAAAAGGTGGCTATAAGCTTTGATGCTGCTTGGGGGGATAGGTACACTGAAGGTATTTTGGAGACATTAGATAAATATAATGTAAAATCCACCTTCTTCTTAGTAGGTTTTTGGGTAGATAGATATCCCGATATGGTAAAGAAAATTCAAAGGAGGGGCCATGATATAGGAAATCATTCCTCTACTCATCCCCATATGTCAAAGCTTTCTAAGGAGCAGATAGCTAATGAGCTGAATCAAACGGGAGAAAAAATACATAATTTAACGGGAGAAAAACCATATCTATTCCGGCCTCCCTTTGGAGATTATAACAATAACCTAATAAGGACGGCAAAGGAATGCGGGTACTATACTATTCAGTGGGATGTTGATTCCTTAGATTGGAAGGAGCTTGGAGTGGAACCAGTAGTTGATAGAGTAACCAGAAATGTGGAGAATGGGTCAATTGTATTGTTTCATAATAATGCAAAGTATGTTTTAGAATTTTTGCCCCTAGTTATTGAAAAACTACAAAAAGAAGGTTATAAAATAGTACCAATTTCAGAAATTATTATGAAGGATAATTATTATATTGATCATACTGGAATGCAAAAAGAATTAGATGAATCTAAAAATTAA
- a CDS encoding Mur ligase family protein: protein MKRVKSIGLIRNNDSKIIGDLIFSLFKNNGMEVGLISDGFIRVNEDCKKRRLNDQRDIERLLGDENSLDYIIFDNLQEKSMYDLTKQFEINTLIDDEFMGGNKQNNRMVETKINIFNNLKRNGIAIINSDNKTLNDYFSCLKDKIIVTYGLNTKSTITASSLDINGTVSFNCCIQRGITTFNGNEIEQMEFPIRTMAYDDFNVCDFLAAISLALIYEVSIDNIQNTIYSLDYS from the coding sequence ATGAAAAGAGTTAAGTCTATTGGTTTAATCAGAAATAATGATAGTAAGATTATAGGTGACTTAATATTTTCGTTGTTTAAGAATAATGGAATGGAGGTAGGTTTGATAAGTGACGGTTTTATTAGGGTAAATGAAGATTGTAAAAAAAGAAGATTAAATGACCAGAGGGATATTGAAAGATTATTAGGGGATGAGAATTCCTTGGATTATATTATTTTTGACAACCTACAGGAAAAGTCCATGTATGATCTAACAAAACAGTTTGAAATTAACACTTTAATAGATGACGAATTTATGGGAGGTAATAAACAGAACAATAGGATGGTGGAAACAAAAATAAATATATTCAATAATTTGAAAAGAAATGGAATAGCTATTATTAATTCTGATAACAAAACGTTAAATGATTATTTCAGCTGTTTAAAGGACAAAATTATTGTGACCTATGGCCTTAATACAAAATCTACCATAACAGCGTCAAGCCTAGATATTAATGGAACAGTATCATTCAATTGCTGTATCCAAAGGGGTATAACTACCTTCAATGGAAATGAGATCGAGCAAATGGAATTCCCAATAAGAACCATGGCCTATGATGATTTTAATGTATGTGATTTTCTGGCTGCCATAAGTCTAGCTCTCATATACGAAGTATCAATTGACAATATTCAAAATACCATATATAGCCTAGATTATTCATAG
- a CDS encoding single-stranded DNA-binding protein: MRVFENNTASVIGIPCSDLEFSHEVYGEGFYNFKLKIPRLSNYEDVLPITISERLIVNLSFNEEKYFKVEGQLRSYNKVINGNNRLILTIFARDVVEQKEEDITNPNQIFLDGYICKQPIYRTTPFGREITDMLIAVNRPYRKSDYIPCIAWGRNARYSQKMEVGDRIKIWGRIQSRVYQKKLDEERVLKKTAYEVSISKMKVIPDENNRLENE, from the coding sequence TTGAGAGTGTTTGAAAATAATACGGCTTCAGTTATTGGTATACCATGTTCTGATCTAGAATTTAGCCATGAGGTATATGGTGAGGGGTTTTATAATTTTAAACTTAAGATACCACGATTGAGTAATTATGAGGATGTTTTGCCCATAACAATTTCTGAAAGATTAATAGTGAATTTGAGTTTTAATGAAGAGAAATACTTTAAAGTGGAAGGTCAGTTAAGGTCTTATAATAAAGTCATAAATGGAAATAACAGACTCATATTGACTATATTTGCTAGAGATGTGGTTGAACAGAAGGAGGAAGATATCACAAATCCCAATCAAATATTTTTGGATGGATATATATGCAAACAACCTATTTATAGAACTACTCCGTTTGGAAGAGAAATCACAGATATGCTTATAGCTGTTAATAGACCATATAGAAAATCCGATTATATTCCTTGTATTGCATGGGGAAGAAACGCAAGATATTCTCAGAAAATGGAGGTTGGAGATCGGATCAAAATCTGGGGCCGAATACAAAGCCGAGTTTATCAGAAAAAACTAGATGAGGAGAGGGTATTAAAGAAGACTGCCTATGAAGTATCTATATCAAAAATGAAAGTTATACCCGATGAAAATAATAGGCTGGAAAATGAATAA
- a CDS encoding 1-phosphofructokinase family hexose kinase, with amino-acid sequence MITTVTLNPAIDRSYIINNFQADNKYRVNDVTVTVGGKGINVAKTASILGQQINATGFLGGLSGEYIKRELVKMGISTSFINIDGESRNFTAIIDPINNTETTVNEEGPFVTKAELTRFIKEYIKILKYSKIIIASGSVPKGVPKTIYRDMVKIAKDNNVIPIIDASGKFLEEVIEAKPYMIKPNISELRTLVGYDLKDEFEIVHESRYICKQGVGIVVISLGNEGVIFATKDRVFKAKIPKIETVNVVGSGDALIAGYATAMIENYSMEDAIKYSVACGTANALEKEIGYVDINNVKHLYNKVELLRVE; translated from the coding sequence ATGATTACTACTGTAACTTTAAATCCGGCAATAGACAGATCATATATAATTAATAATTTTCAAGCAGATAATAAATATAGAGTAAATGATGTAACTGTTACAGTGGGAGGAAAAGGAATAAATGTTGCTAAAACTGCATCTATATTAGGGCAACAGATAAATGCAACCGGTTTCCTAGGTGGACTTTCAGGTGAATACATAAAAAGAGAATTAGTAAAAATGGGTATTTCAACATCCTTTATAAATATTGATGGGGAGTCCCGTAATTTTACTGCAATTATAGATCCTATTAACAATACAGAGACTACTGTTAACGAAGAAGGCCCCTTTGTTACAAAGGCTGAACTAACAAGATTTATTAAAGAATATATAAAAATATTGAAATACAGTAAGATAATTATTGCATCCGGTAGCGTTCCAAAGGGAGTACCTAAAACTATTTATAGGGATATGGTAAAAATAGCAAAGGATAATAATGTGATACCAATTATAGATGCATCGGGTAAATTTTTAGAAGAAGTAATAGAAGCAAAGCCATATATGATAAAACCTAATATTAGTGAACTTAGAACTTTAGTTGGATATGATTTGAAAGATGAATTTGAAATAGTTCATGAATCTCGGTATATATGTAAACAGGGAGTCGGAATTGTTGTTATATCTTTAGGAAACGAAGGCGTTATATTTGCGACTAAAGACAGGGTTTTCAAAGCCAAGATTCCTAAAATTGAAACCGTTAATGTAGTTGGATCTGGAGATGCTTTAATTGCAGGTTATGCAACGGCTATGATAGAAAATTATAGCATGGAAGATGCTATTAAATATAGTGTGGCTTGTGGTACAGCAAATGCACTTGAAAAAGAGATTGGATATGTTGATATTAACAATGTTAAGCACTTATATAATAAAGTTGAGCTTTTAAGGGTAGAATAA
- a CDS encoding sigma 54-interacting transcriptional regulator — protein sequence MELINISSNVQRIAEAIESVINVDVTIIDDKLNRIAATGLYIKNIGNKVSKNTVMSYALHRGEAFIIEDPRLHKACEKCEAKQGCKEYAQVCCPIKINGRVKGVIGLIAFDQEQKRSMVTNKENLLQFLTRMGDLIATKLVEEEKTQKINLLAKELEVLLNSMDMGVVSVDINGNILHYNSKTMDIFHIKNKGENLSHIEKLLGNLELEKIIKTKKQIKNKQFYYNVEGHNLRGIYNASPILVEGKIVGVVLTFSKMNEIINVVNQVTGTNLEMSFDDIIGESLSIDLVKKYADKAAKSTSTILIQGESGTGKELFARAIHFSSDRRKYPFIPINCAAIPENLLESELFGYEEGAFTGAKKGGKTGKFELANKGTIFLDEIGDMALHLQTKLLRVLQENLIEKIGAKGFIPIDVRIIAATNKKLEDMVLEGAFRDDLYYRLNVIPIYIPPLRDRKTDIHVLANSFLHKFNCKLNKDILEIDEEVLEVFMEYSWPGNVRELENTIEYSLNMATADSITKYDLPKRIRINDYEIESKNEEGIIQIKELEKKEIIKAIQKFGRSKKDMEKSAKALGISRATIYRKIKEYNI from the coding sequence ATGGAACTTATCAATATTTCGTCAAATGTTCAAAGGATAGCTGAGGCAATTGAGAGTGTTATAAATGTCGATGTTACCATAATTGATGATAAACTAAACAGAATAGCTGCAACGGGATTATATATAAAAAATATTGGGAATAAAGTGAGTAAAAACACTGTTATGTCCTATGCATTACATAGGGGAGAAGCTTTTATCATAGAGGATCCAAGACTACATAAGGCATGTGAAAAATGTGAAGCTAAACAGGGCTGTAAAGAATATGCTCAAGTTTGTTGTCCAATAAAGATTAATGGAAGGGTTAAGGGCGTGATAGGTCTTATCGCATTTGATCAGGAACAAAAACGATCAATGGTAACCAATAAGGAAAACCTATTGCAGTTTCTCACAAGGATGGGGGACTTGATTGCTACTAAATTAGTAGAAGAAGAGAAAACTCAGAAGATAAATCTATTAGCCAAGGAATTGGAGGTTTTACTGAATTCGATGGATATGGGGGTTGTGTCTGTGGATATAAATGGTAATATTCTTCATTATAATTCAAAGACAATGGACATCTTCCATATAAAAAACAAAGGAGAAAATCTTAGCCATATTGAAAAGCTTTTAGGAAATCTTGAATTAGAAAAAATAATTAAAACTAAGAAACAAATAAAAAACAAGCAATTTTATTACAATGTGGAGGGCCATAATCTTAGGGGCATATATAATGCAAGTCCCATATTGGTTGAAGGAAAAATCGTTGGAGTAGTTTTAACATTTAGTAAGATGAATGAAATTATAAATGTCGTTAATCAAGTTACTGGAACAAATCTTGAAATGTCCTTTGATGATATTATTGGGGAGAGTTTAAGTATTGACTTAGTTAAAAAATATGCGGATAAAGCCGCAAAAAGTACATCTACAATACTCATTCAAGGTGAAAGTGGGACAGGAAAGGAATTGTTTGCACGGGCTATTCATTTTTCAAGTGATAGAAGGAAATATCCCTTTATACCTATAAATTGTGCTGCTATACCCGAAAATTTATTGGAAAGTGAGCTATTTGGATACGAAGAAGGGGCTTTTACTGGAGCAAAAAAGGGTGGGAAAACAGGAAAGTTTGAATTGGCAAATAAAGGCACTATATTTCTTGATGAAATTGGAGACATGGCACTTCATCTGCAAACCAAGCTTTTAAGAGTACTTCAGGAAAATCTCATTGAGAAGATAGGTGCTAAAGGATTTATACCTATTGATGTAAGGATAATAGCAGCCACTAACAAGAAGCTTGAAGATATGGTTCTTGAAGGAGCATTTAGAGATGATTTATATTATCGATTAAATGTTATACCTATATATATACCACCTTTAAGGGATAGAAAGACGGATATACATGTATTAGCCAATAGTTTTTTACATAAGTTTAATTGTAAATTGAACAAGGATATCTTAGAAATTGATGAAGAAGTTCTAGAGGTGTTTATGGAGTATAGTTGGCCTGGTAATGTAAGGGAACTGGAGAATACTATAGAGTATTCCCTTAATATGGCTACCGCAGATTCCATTACAAAATATGATCTACCTAAAAGGATAAGAATAAATGATTATGAAATTGAATCGAAAAACGAAGAAGGTATAATCCAAATAAAAGAGCTGGAAAAAAAGGAGATAATTAAAGCCATCCAAAAATTTGGAAGAAGTAAAAAGGATATGGAAAAATCCGCAAAGGCTTTAGGAATCAGTAGAGCCACCATTTATAGAAAAATCAAAGAATATAACATTTAA
- a CDS encoding L-serine ammonia-lyase, iron-sulfur-dependent, subunit alpha, with protein sequence MSMKKKILNTLKNEVLPAMGCTEPVAVALACSKAKELLEYSSIKKVTILVSPNIYKNGLCVGIPHTDEVGLSIAGALGITGGNSAKDLRVLEGLKDDDIKNAKSLIEENLIDLGIKDTDERVYVEVVLETDKGHTRVIIKDRHNNFIHLEANGEVILQSKVEDIVSSTNKNDLYELKIRDIIKSIEAMDSNDLGFLMDGIEMNEKIANIALEKTLGMGVGAGFNKNIKDGLIADDLANNAMMLTAAGADARMSGVSLPVMSSSGSGNNGLTAILPLAAYKRKCDVSDEKMVKALAISHIITGYIKSYIGRLSCLCGCGVAAGIGASAAISWLMNADYDQIDGAIKNMIANISGMICDGAKVGCALKLATAASTAVQCSLLAINDNIVPARNGIIAQGVEETIRNLGVLGTDGMNVTDKVILNIMKNMDTKAS encoded by the coding sequence ATGAGTATGAAGAAAAAAATATTAAATACATTAAAAAATGAAGTTTTGCCTGCAATGGGATGTACTGAGCCCGTGGCAGTGGCTTTAGCGTGTTCTAAAGCAAAGGAGTTATTAGAATACAGTAGTATTAAAAAAGTAACTATTCTAGTTAGTCCCAATATATATAAGAATGGGCTGTGTGTTGGTATACCCCATACCGATGAGGTAGGATTAAGTATTGCTGGAGCCTTAGGAATAACTGGAGGTAATTCCGCAAAGGATTTGAGAGTGCTAGAAGGATTGAAGGATGATGATATAAAAAATGCCAAATCCCTTATTGAAGAGAATTTAATAGATCTTGGTATCAAGGATACCGATGAAAGAGTTTATGTAGAAGTAGTGCTTGAGACGGATAAAGGTCATACAAGGGTAATAATTAAGGATAGACATAATAATTTTATCCATTTAGAAGCAAATGGTGAGGTTATATTGCAGAGTAAAGTTGAAGATATTGTAAGCAGTACGAACAAAAATGATCTATATGAGCTAAAAATTAGGGATATAATAAAGTCTATAGAAGCTATGGATTCAAATGATCTAGGATTCCTTATGGATGGTATAGAAATGAATGAAAAAATTGCTAATATTGCCTTAGAAAAAACTCTAGGTATGGGTGTTGGAGCAGGATTTAATAAAAACATCAAAGATGGACTAATAGCCGATGATTTAGCCAATAATGCTATGATGTTAACTGCCGCTGGGGCAGATGCAAGGATGTCAGGAGTATCACTACCTGTTATGAGTAGTAGTGGAAGTGGTAATAATGGATTGACGGCGATTCTTCCTTTAGCTGCCTATAAAAGAAAATGTGATGTTAGTGATGAAAAAATGGTAAAGGCTTTAGCAATAAGTCATATTATTACAGGATATATTAAGAGTTATATAGGAAGACTTTCCTGTTTATGTGGATGTGGAGTTGCGGCTGGTATTGGAGCTAGTGCAGCTATATCATGGCTTATGAATGCAGACTATGATCAAATAGATGGAGCTATAAAAAATATGATTGCAAATATAAGCGGCATGATATGTGATGGAGCCAAGGTAGGATGTGCCTTAAAGCTTGCTACAGCCGCTTCTACGGCAGTACAATGTTCTTTGTTAGCCATTAATGATAATATAGTCCCAGCACGTAATGGCATTATAGCTCAAGGGGTAGAAGAAACCATAAGAAACTTAGGCGTATTAGGTACAGATGGAATGAATGTTACCGATAAGGTTATCCTCAATATAATGAAAAATATGGATACAAAAGCATCTTAA
- the hpt gene encoding hypoxanthine phosphoribosyltransferase, with protein MEIEKKRKEVLFSREDIQKRVQELGREISKDYEGKNLVVVSLLKGSFIFTADLVREINTPVKIEFMATSSYGHSTESTGKVKVLYDIQENLEGYDVLIADDIADTGITMEFIIDYLKSKNPNSIKSCVLLDKPSRRKVELEADYVGFTIPDKFIVGYGLNYGDYYRNVPYVFAFVD; from the coding sequence ATGGAAATAGAAAAAAAGCGAAAAGAGGTTTTATTTAGTAGAGAAGATATACAAAAAAGAGTTCAAGAGTTGGGCCGAGAGATATCAAAGGATTATGAGGGAAAGAATTTGGTAGTTGTTTCTTTACTAAAAGGAAGCTTTATTTTTACGGCAGATTTGGTTAGAGAAATCAATACACCTGTTAAAATAGAATTTATGGCTACTTCCAGCTATGGGCATTCTACAGAAAGTACTGGGAAAGTAAAGGTTTTATATGATATACAAGAGAATTTAGAGGGATATGATGTACTAATAGCCGACGATATTGCGGATACCGGTATAACTATGGAATTTATTATCGATTATTTAAAATCTAAAAACCCAAATAGCATTAAAAGCTGTGTTTTATTAGATAAACCATCGAGAAGAAAGGTAGAATTAGAAGCAGATTATGTTGGATTCACTATACCGGACAAATTTATAGTGGGCTATGGCTTGAACTATGGTGATTATTACAGAAATGTTCCTTATGTTTTTGCTTTTGTAGACTAG
- the dapD gene encoding 2,3,4,5-tetrahydropyridine-2,6-dicarboxylate N-acetyltransferase yields MTKEINSKEFDMTNPYEIAKFIKDAKKATPAKVYVKGNLESIEDESIKIFGSNDFWMLFGQNDDIATFLRENSSLIQDYIIDNDRRNSAIPLLDLKNIDARIEPGAIIRDRVKIGKNAVIMMGAVINIGSEIGEGTMIDMNAVLGARATVGKNAHVGAGAVLAGVLEPPSATPVTIKDNVLIGANAVILEGVTIGENSVVAAGSIVTTDVPTNVVVAGTPARVVKEKDEQTIDKTQLLDDLRG; encoded by the coding sequence ATGACGAAGGAAATTAATTCAAAAGAGTTTGACATGACAAATCCATACGAAATAGCAAAATTTATTAAAGACGCTAAAAAGGCTACTCCTGCAAAGGTATATGTCAAAGGAAATCTTGAATCCATAGAAGATGAGTCCATTAAGATTTTTGGAAGCAATGATTTTTGGATGCTGTTTGGTCAAAATGATGATATTGCAACATTTTTAAGGGAAAATAGTTCTTTGATTCAAGATTATATAATAGACAATGATAGAAGAAACTCCGCAATACCTTTATTAGACTTAAAGAATATCGATGCTAGAATTGAACCCGGAGCAATTATAAGAGATAGAGTAAAAATTGGGAAAAATGCTGTCATTATGATGGGAGCAGTAATAAACATAGGCTCTGAAATCGGAGAAGGCACCATGATTGATATGAATGCTGTATTAGGAGCTAGAGCAACTGTAGGGAAAAACGCCCATGTAGGAGCAGGTGCTGTTTTAGCAGGTGTACTTGAACCACCAAGTGCTACTCCAGTTACAATAAAGGATAATGTTTTAATCGGCGCCAATGCAGTTATATTAGAAGGTGTTACTATTGGAGAAAATTCTGTAGTTGCTGCAGGCTCTATAGTAACTACAGATGTCCCTACCAACGTAGTTGTGGCTGGTACTCCTGCAAGAGTAGTTAAAGAAAAGGATGAACAAACTATTGATAAAACACAGCTTTTAGATGATTTAAGGGGGTAA